A region of Paraburkholderia sp. BL23I1N1 DNA encodes the following proteins:
- a CDS encoding MFS transporter, whose amino-acid sequence MSDRPIPAARRAARPQEAHESQVRLLGQRRFAPFFWTQFLGAMNDNVFKIGFTSLVTYQGARFSGVDPKTAAFLISAIFILPFVLLSATSGQIADKYDKAMLTRFVKTFEIVVMLIGGAGFWLHSAPLLYLCTFLMGVHSTVFGPVKYSYLPQHLSKSELVGGNGMVEMGTFVAILIGTIVGGVGAGFVEHGAVVLACACVGMALVGRLVSNYVPVTAAPQPDLRINWNPVSETWRNLKLARENRTVFLSLLGISWLWFVGATFLSSFFSFAKNVLSADPDVVTVLLGTFSIGIGIGSLLCEKLSKRRIEIGLVPLGSIGMSVFAIDLFFASHALPAAGHLLSVGEFLVRPAHWRVLADLFLLAMFGGFYSVPLYALIQSRSQPSHRARIIAANNILNSLFMIVSALMAMGLTAAGFSIPAIFLVTALLNIVVATYIYSLVPEFLLRFIAWVLVHTFYRIRLVHAERIPEEGAAVLVCNHVSFVDAIVIMAESPRPIRFVMDHQIFKSPFAGWVFRHAKAIPIAPAHQDPALLARAYERCAEALAEGDLVCIFPEGKITKTGEMNPFRHGVSEIIHRTPAPVIPMALRGLWGSVFSRANDTRWPRPIQKGVMSRLTLAVGEPIEPAEATPELLQQIVTELRGARK is encoded by the coding sequence ATGAGCGATCGTCCAATACCTGCTGCCCGCCGTGCCGCGCGCCCTCAAGAAGCGCACGAGTCGCAGGTCCGCCTGCTGGGCCAGCGCCGTTTCGCACCGTTTTTCTGGACCCAGTTCCTCGGCGCGATGAACGACAACGTGTTCAAGATCGGCTTCACGTCGCTCGTGACGTATCAGGGGGCGCGCTTTTCCGGGGTCGATCCGAAAACGGCCGCGTTCCTGATTTCAGCGATTTTCATTCTGCCGTTTGTGCTGCTGTCGGCCACCTCCGGCCAGATCGCGGACAAGTACGACAAGGCGATGCTCACGCGCTTCGTCAAAACCTTCGAAATCGTCGTGATGCTGATCGGCGGCGCGGGTTTCTGGCTCCATAGCGCGCCGCTGCTGTATCTGTGCACGTTTTTGATGGGCGTCCATTCGACGGTGTTTGGACCGGTCAAGTATTCGTACCTTCCGCAGCATCTGTCGAAGTCGGAACTGGTCGGCGGTAACGGCATGGTCGAGATGGGCACCTTCGTCGCGATCCTGATCGGCACGATCGTCGGTGGCGTGGGCGCGGGTTTCGTCGAGCATGGCGCCGTGGTGCTGGCCTGCGCATGCGTCGGGATGGCGCTGGTGGGGCGGCTGGTGTCGAACTACGTACCGGTCACGGCGGCGCCGCAGCCCGATCTGCGCATCAACTGGAATCCGGTCAGCGAGACGTGGCGCAACCTGAAGCTCGCCCGCGAAAACCGCACGGTGTTTCTGAGCCTGCTAGGTATTTCCTGGCTGTGGTTCGTGGGCGCGACCTTTCTCTCCTCGTTTTTCAGTTTCGCAAAAAACGTGCTGTCCGCCGATCCCGATGTCGTTACCGTGCTCCTCGGTACGTTCTCGATCGGCATCGGCATCGGCTCGCTACTGTGTGAAAAGCTCTCCAAGCGGCGCATCGAAATCGGCCTCGTGCCGCTCGGCTCGATCGGCATGAGCGTGTTCGCGATCGATCTATTCTTCGCGAGTCACGCGCTGCCGGCCGCCGGGCATCTGCTGAGCGTCGGCGAATTTCTCGTGCGGCCGGCCCATTGGCGCGTGCTGGCCGATCTGTTTCTGCTGGCCATGTTCGGCGGCTTTTATAGCGTGCCGCTCTACGCCCTGATCCAGAGCCGCAGCCAGCCCAGCCACCGCGCGCGCATCATCGCGGCAAACAATATTCTGAATTCGCTGTTCATGATCGTTTCGGCCTTGATGGCGATGGGGCTGACCGCGGCGGGTTTCAGCATTCCGGCGATTTTCCTCGTGACCGCGCTGCTGAACATTGTCGTCGCGACGTACATCTATTCGCTCGTGCCCGAGTTTTTGCTGCGCTTTATCGCCTGGGTGCTGGTGCACACGTTCTACCGGATTCGTCTGGTGCATGCCGAACGGATTCCGGAAGAGGGCGCGGCCGTGCTGGTGTGCAACCACGTGAGCTTCGTCGACGCGATCGTCATCATGGCCGAGAGCCCGCGGCCGATCCGCTTCGTGATGGACCATCAGATCTTCAAGTCGCCGTTTGCCGGCTGGGTGTTCCGTCACGCGAAAGCTATTCCGATTGCGCCCGCCCATCAGGATCCGGCGTTGCTGGCGCGCGCCTATGAGCGCTGCGCCGAGGCGCTCGCCGAGGGCGATCTGGTCTGCATCTTCCCGGAAGGCAAGATTACAAAAACCGGCGAGATGAATCCGTTCCGCCACGGCGTGAGCGAGATCATCCACCGCACGCCGGCGCCGGTCATACCCATGGCGCTGCGCGGATTGTGGGGCAGCGTGTTTTCGCGCGCCAACGATACTCGCTGGCCGCGGCCGATCCAGAAGGGCGTGATGAGCCGGTTGACGCTGGCCGTAGGCGAGCCGATCGAGCCAGCCGAGGCGACGCCGGAATTGCTGCAGCAGATCGTCACCGAGTTGCGCGGGGCGCGCAAGTAG
- a CDS encoding alpha/beta fold hydrolase produces the protein MILTVQGKPAYAYTGGKPFDPSLPTAVFIHGAEHDHSVWALQTRYFAHHGFGVLAVDLPGHCRSAGPALTTVTAMADWLADLLDAAGAQRAFVAGHSMGSLIALDFAGRYPERVTQLALLASAVPMAVSDTLLDAALHREPDAIDMVNQWSHSTFAAKPSCPGPGFWLHGMNQRLMERVSASGEPHLFHTDFTACNSYADGLARAAEVRCPTRLLVGRRDAMTPPRAAKALAHALLQAGVPVDTVTLEAGHALMTEQPDATLDALFSFASKAASAVQ, from the coding sequence ATGATCCTCACCGTTCAAGGCAAGCCCGCCTACGCGTACACCGGCGGCAAACCATTCGACCCCAGCCTGCCGACTGCCGTGTTCATCCACGGCGCCGAGCATGATCATAGCGTGTGGGCGTTGCAAACGCGTTACTTCGCCCACCACGGTTTCGGTGTACTTGCCGTCGATCTGCCTGGACACTGCCGCAGCGCTGGCCCGGCGCTCACCACAGTGACGGCAATGGCCGACTGGCTGGCAGACCTGCTCGACGCCGCCGGCGCACAGCGTGCCTTCGTGGCCGGTCACAGCATGGGCTCGTTGATCGCGCTCGACTTCGCCGGCCGCTATCCGGAGCGCGTGACGCAGCTGGCGCTGCTCGCCTCCGCCGTGCCGATGGCCGTATCCGACACGTTGCTCGACGCGGCCCTGCATCGCGAGCCCGATGCAATCGACATGGTCAATCAATGGTCGCATTCGACGTTCGCCGCCAAACCTTCGTGCCCAGGCCCAGGCTTCTGGCTGCACGGCATGAACCAGCGGCTGATGGAGCGTGTTTCGGCGAGCGGCGAGCCGCACCTGTTCCACACCGACTTCACCGCCTGCAATAGCTATGCGGATGGCCTTGCACGCGCCGCCGAGGTGCGTTGCCCGACGCGATTGCTCGTGGGCCGGCGCGATGCGATGACGCCGCCGCGCGCGGCCAAAGCGCTCGCCCACGCGCTCTTGCAAGCCGGCGTCCCAGTCGACACGGTCACGCTCGAAGCCGGCCATGCCCTGATGACCGAGCAACCGGATGCCACGCTCGACGCGCTGTTCAGCTTCGCCTCGAAGGCCGCAAGCGCCGTTCAATGA
- a CDS encoding YihY family inner membrane protein, which produces MLSRVRFDLDVLKRLAQFAAKRSSEDRIPQVAGSLTFTTMLALVPLATVAFALFTAFPLFSSFQMSLQIFLADHLMPAQLNSQIFDYLNQFASKAKGLTTIGMIILFVTAVMTMMTVESAFNVIWRVRKARPIAQRILVYWAIITLGPILIGVSLSISSYLFTRSVALTATQHFPAMIDWALTGAALPLTALAFTMLYVFLPNCRVEWRDAVIGGVAAAIAFELAKRGFGYYVRRIPTYTAVYGAFAAVPLFLLWMYLCWFIALAGAMIASALPAIRIGQFHRPTFDGSNLFDSLELLARLSEARDAGKRGYTLQELSRMLRREMDTTINLLQKLEEIEWIVSLREDGTRPHFLLLANPAQVTVERLFDLFVIDRAELEYQLELNSTRVDGPTLLAALENDKLKVTLATLLAARAAARAARAQESEQGTSSMPHQAA; this is translated from the coding sequence TTGTTGTCCAGGGTGCGTTTCGATCTCGACGTGCTCAAACGGCTCGCGCAGTTTGCCGCGAAGCGCAGCAGCGAAGACCGCATTCCGCAGGTGGCCGGCAGCCTCACGTTCACCACCATGCTTGCGCTCGTGCCGCTCGCCACGGTCGCGTTCGCGCTGTTCACCGCGTTTCCGCTGTTCAGCTCGTTTCAGATGTCGCTGCAGATTTTCCTCGCCGACCATCTGATGCCTGCGCAGCTCAACAGTCAGATCTTCGATTATCTGAACCAGTTCGCGTCGAAGGCCAAGGGCCTCACGACCATCGGCATGATTATTCTGTTCGTCACCGCCGTCATGACGATGATGACCGTGGAATCCGCTTTCAACGTGATCTGGCGGGTGCGTAAGGCGCGGCCGATCGCGCAGCGCATCCTGGTCTACTGGGCGATCATTACGCTGGGTCCGATTCTGATCGGCGTGAGCCTGTCGATTTCCTCCTATCTGTTCACGCGGTCCGTGGCGTTGACGGCCACCCAGCATTTTCCCGCAATGATCGACTGGGCGTTGACCGGCGCGGCGCTGCCGTTGACGGCGCTCGCCTTCACGATGCTTTACGTGTTTCTGCCGAACTGCCGGGTGGAGTGGCGCGACGCGGTGATCGGCGGGGTTGCTGCCGCAATCGCCTTCGAACTCGCCAAGCGTGGCTTTGGCTATTACGTGCGGCGGATTCCGACCTACACCGCGGTGTACGGTGCTTTTGCCGCGGTGCCTTTATTCCTGCTGTGGATGTACCTGTGCTGGTTCATCGCGCTGGCCGGCGCAATGATCGCGTCGGCGTTGCCGGCGATTCGCATTGGCCAGTTTCACCGGCCGACTTTCGATGGCAGCAATCTGTTCGATTCGCTGGAACTCCTCGCGCGGCTCTCGGAAGCGCGCGACGCGGGCAAGCGCGGCTACACGTTGCAGGAGCTTTCGCGCATGCTTCGTCGCGAGATGGACACCACCATCAACCTGCTGCAAAAGCTCGAGGAGATCGAGTGGATCGTGAGCTTGCGGGAAGACGGCACGCGCCCGCACTTCCTGCTGCTGGCCAATCCGGCACAGGTTACGGTCGAGCGCTTGTTCGACCTGTTCGTGATCGACCGCGCGGAACTCGAATATCAGCTTGAACTGAACTCGACGCGCGTGGATGGCCCGACGCTTCTGGCGGCGCTGGAAAACGACAAGCTGAAAGTGACGCTCGCTACACTGCTGGCGGCGCGAGCGGCCGCGCGGGCAGCACGTGCCCAGGAAAGCGAGCAGGGTACTTCTTCAATGCCTCATCAGGCTGCCTGA
- the aroC gene encoding chorismate synthase, with amino-acid sequence MSGNTLGTLFTVTTFGESHGPAIGCVIDGCPPGMALDEADIQLELDRRKPGTSRHVTQRQEEDKVEILSGVFEGKTTGAPIALLIRNTDQRSKDYGNIADTFRPGHADYTYWQKYGIRDYRGGGRSSARLTAPTVAAGAVAKKWLREKFGTEIRGYMAALGEIDVPFVDWAHVRENPFFVPNAEIVPELENYMDALRKDGDSIGARINVVASGVPVGLGEPLFDRLDADIAHAMMGINAVKGVEIGAGFASVAQRGSVHGDELTPEGFVGNHAGGVLGGISTGQDITVSIAIKPTSSIRTPRRSIDKAGQPAIVETFGRHDPCVGIRATPIAESMLALVLIDHALRHRAQCGDVAVSTPKIAASAP; translated from the coding sequence ATGTCCGGCAACACGCTCGGTACGCTTTTCACTGTCACGACCTTCGGCGAATCGCACGGCCCCGCTATCGGCTGCGTGATTGACGGCTGCCCGCCGGGCATGGCGCTTGACGAAGCCGACATCCAGCTCGAACTCGACCGTCGCAAGCCGGGCACGTCGCGCCACGTCACGCAGCGTCAGGAAGAAGACAAGGTCGAGATCCTGTCGGGCGTGTTCGAAGGTAAGACCACCGGCGCGCCAATCGCGCTGCTGATCCGCAATACAGACCAGCGCAGCAAGGATTACGGCAATATCGCCGACACCTTCCGGCCGGGTCACGCCGATTACACCTACTGGCAAAAATACGGCATTCGCGACTATCGCGGCGGCGGCCGTTCGTCGGCTCGTCTTACTGCGCCTACGGTGGCGGCCGGCGCGGTGGCGAAGAAATGGTTGCGAGAAAAATTCGGTACCGAGATCCGCGGCTACATGGCGGCGCTCGGCGAGATCGACGTGCCGTTCGTCGACTGGGCGCACGTTCGCGAGAACCCGTTCTTCGTGCCGAATGCTGAGATCGTGCCGGAACTCGAAAACTACATGGACGCGCTGCGCAAAGACGGCGATTCGATCGGCGCGCGTATCAACGTCGTGGCTTCCGGCGTGCCGGTCGGGCTTGGCGAACCGTTGTTCGACCGTCTTGATGCGGACATCGCGCACGCCATGATGGGCATCAATGCGGTGAAGGGCGTCGAAATCGGCGCGGGCTTCGCCAGCGTCGCGCAACGCGGCTCGGTGCATGGCGACGAATTGACGCCGGAGGGCTTCGTCGGCAATCACGCGGGTGGTGTGCTCGGCGGTATTTCGACCGGGCAGGACATCACGGTTTCCATCGCGATCAAGCCGACTTCGAGCATCCGGACTCCGCGCCGTTCGATCGACAAGGCCGGGCAGCCGGCGATCGTCGAAACATTCGGACGGCATGACCCTTGCGTCGGCATCCGGGCCACGCCGATCGCCGAATCCATGCTCGCGCTGGTGCTGATCGACCACGCGCTGCGCCATCGTGCGCAATGCGGCGACGTCGCCGTCAGCACGCCGAAGATCGCGGCGAGCGCGCCTTAA
- a CDS encoding CBS domain-containing protein — protein sequence MRVSDILKVKGNTLFTVTPDTTLHDAVNTMAEHDIGSLVVMEYGDLVGMLTFREIILTLSKHGGSLGTSTIRKLMDDHPLTCTPETDVNEVRRMMLEHHVRYLPVLESRTLMGVISFYDVAKAVVEEQGFENRMLKAYIRDWPEEQQEQQQTR from the coding sequence ATGCGAGTCAGCGACATTCTTAAAGTCAAAGGCAACACCCTTTTTACGGTCACGCCAGATACAACGCTGCACGACGCAGTGAACACCATGGCCGAGCACGATATCGGCTCGCTGGTTGTGATGGAATACGGCGACCTCGTCGGCATGCTGACGTTTCGCGAAATTATTCTGACCCTGAGCAAGCACGGCGGCAGCCTCGGCACCTCCACGATCCGCAAGCTGATGGACGACCATCCGCTCACCTGTACGCCGGAAACGGACGTCAACGAAGTTCGCCGCATGATGCTCGAGCATCATGTGCGCTATTTGCCGGTGCTGGAAAGCCGCACGCTGATGGGCGTGATCTCCTTCTACGACGTTGCGAAGGCGGTGGTCGAAGAGCAGGGTTTCGAGAACCGCATGCTCAAGGCCTACATCCGCGACTGGCCGGAAGAACAGCAGGAACAGCAACAGACGCGCTAA
- a CDS encoding SDR family oxidoreductase, producing MGRSINLEGKVALITGASSGLGKRFAQVLSQAGAKVVLASRRTERLKELRAEIEAAGGAAHVVSLDVTDYQSIKSAVAHAETEAGTIDILVNNSGVSTTQKLSEVTPADFEYVFDTNTRGAFFVAQEVAKRMIMRGNSAQKPSYRIINIASMAGLRVLPQIGLYSMSKAAVVHMTKAMALEWGKHGINVNAICPGYIDTEINHHHWSTEQGQKLVSMLPRHRVGKPEDLDGLLLLLAADESQFINGSVIAADDGFGLA from the coding sequence ATGGGCCGTTCGATCAATCTGGAAGGCAAGGTCGCGCTTATTACCGGCGCCTCGAGCGGGTTGGGGAAGCGCTTTGCTCAAGTGTTGTCGCAGGCCGGCGCCAAGGTCGTGCTGGCGAGCCGCCGCACCGAGCGGCTGAAGGAGTTGCGCGCCGAAATCGAGGCCGCCGGCGGCGCGGCGCACGTTGTCTCGCTCGATGTCACGGATTATCAGAGCATCAAGTCGGCCGTCGCCCACGCTGAAACCGAGGCGGGCACGATCGACATTCTGGTGAACAATTCGGGCGTGTCGACCACGCAGAAGCTTTCGGAAGTCACGCCGGCCGACTTCGAATACGTGTTCGACACCAACACGCGTGGCGCTTTTTTCGTCGCCCAGGAAGTCGCCAAGCGCATGATCATGCGCGGCAATAGTGCGCAGAAGCCGTCGTACCGGATCATTAATATCGCGTCGATGGCGGGTTTGCGGGTGCTGCCGCAGATTGGCCTGTATTCGATGAGCAAGGCCGCCGTCGTCCACATGACGAAAGCCATGGCGCTGGAATGGGGCAAGCACGGCATTAACGTGAACGCCATCTGCCCGGGTTATATCGATACCGAGATCAACCATCATCACTGGTCGACCGAGCAGGGGCAGAAGCTGGTGTCGATGCTGCCGCGTCATCGCGTCGGCAAGCCGGAGGATCTGGATGGGCTGTTGCTGCTGCTGGCGGCCGACGAATCGCAGTTCATCAATGGCTCGGTGATTGCCGCCGACGATGGGTTCGGGCTCGCCTGA
- a CDS encoding Mpo1-like protein, protein MAQTAHTEHFASFGEFYPYYLSEHRNTVSRRLHFVGSLGVIGCLAMALATGDWPWLPAAVVCGYGFAWVGHFFFEKNRPATFRHPLYSLMGDWVMFKDICVGKISL, encoded by the coding sequence ATGGCTCAAACCGCGCACACCGAACACTTCGCGAGTTTCGGGGAGTTTTATCCGTACTACCTGAGCGAGCATCGCAATACGGTATCGCGGCGGCTGCATTTCGTGGGTTCGCTCGGCGTGATCGGCTGCCTCGCCATGGCGCTCGCCACCGGTGACTGGCCATGGCTGCCGGCTGCTGTAGTCTGCGGATATGGCTTTGCCTGGGTCGGGCATTTCTTCTTCGAGAAGAACCGGCCGGCTACCTTCCGGCATCCGCTTTATAGCCTGATGGGCGATTGGGTGATGTTCAAGGACATCTGCGTAGGGAAGATATCGCTGTAG
- a CDS encoding thioesterase family protein, giving the protein MSDFHAVFEMSMPIRWGDMDAFGHVNNTVYFRYMEQVRISWFEQMGLAGSNADGQGPVIVNASMEFLKQLHYPGDVIGRMSVATPGRSSFDTGFELVRADDPNTVYARGAARCVWIDYAAGKSVPVPDQLRATIESGALVKAA; this is encoded by the coding sequence ATGAGCGATTTTCACGCAGTTTTTGAGATGTCGATGCCGATCCGCTGGGGCGACATGGACGCATTCGGCCATGTGAACAACACGGTCTATTTCCGTTACATGGAACAGGTGCGGATTTCCTGGTTCGAACAAATGGGTCTGGCCGGCAGCAACGCCGACGGACAGGGACCGGTGATCGTCAATGCATCGATGGAGTTTCTGAAGCAGTTGCACTATCCCGGCGACGTGATCGGCCGGATGTCCGTGGCGACGCCCGGGCGCAGCAGTTTTGACACGGGGTTCGAACTCGTGCGCGCCGACGACCCGAACACCGTCTATGCCCGTGGCGCCGCGCGCTGCGTGTGGATCGACTACGCCGCCGGCAAGTCGGTGCCGGTTCCGGATCAGTTGCGCGCGACCATCGAGAGCGGGGCGCTGGTTAAAGCGGCTTGA
- a CDS encoding electron transfer flavoprotein-ubiquinone oxidoreductase — MTPASLIEQYGPRESMEYDVVIVGGGPAGLAAAIRLKQLAAEQGAETSVCVLEKGSEIGAHILSGAVMDPRAITELIPDWKEKGAPLTVDVTEDRFLFLTETGSKSVPTWALPDNFKNHGNYVISLANVARWLGQQAEALGVEIFPGFPAAEILYNDDGSVKGVATGNLGIGKDGEPTENFQLGMELHAKYTLFCEGARGHLGRQLNDRFKLRDGVDPQVYGIGIKELWEIDPSKHKPGLVMHTAGWPLENDTYGGSFLYHMDNNQVVVGFVVGLGYTNPYLSPFEEFQRYKTHPAIRAVLEGGKRVSYGARAITAGGLMSLPKLVFPGGALVGDDAGFLNASRIKGSHAAIKTGMLAAEAAFDAVQAGRTSDELTAYPESFKTSWLHTELHRARNFKQWMSKGLYLGTLMVGIEQKLLGGNVPWTLHHQHSDHEMLKPASQSKQIVYPKPDGKLTFDRLSSVFISNTNHEENQPAHLTLKDPSVPVSVNWQTYAGPESRYCPAAVYEFVKNDDGSERLVINAQNCVHCKTCDIKDPTQNIVWVTPEGGGGPNYSNM, encoded by the coding sequence ATGACCCCCGCAAGTCTCATTGAGCAATACGGTCCACGCGAGTCGATGGAATACGACGTCGTGATCGTCGGCGGCGGCCCGGCAGGCCTCGCCGCAGCGATCCGCCTGAAGCAGCTGGCGGCTGAACAAGGCGCTGAAACAAGCGTGTGCGTACTGGAAAAAGGCTCGGAGATCGGGGCGCATATCCTGTCGGGCGCGGTGATGGATCCGCGCGCGATCACCGAACTGATCCCCGACTGGAAGGAAAAAGGCGCGCCGCTGACGGTCGACGTGACCGAAGACAGGTTCCTCTTCCTCACCGAAACCGGCTCGAAGAGCGTGCCGACCTGGGCGTTGCCGGACAACTTCAAGAACCACGGCAACTATGTGATCAGCCTCGCAAATGTCGCGCGCTGGCTGGGTCAGCAGGCGGAAGCCCTGGGCGTCGAAATCTTCCCGGGCTTTCCGGCTGCCGAGATTCTGTACAACGACGACGGCTCGGTTAAAGGCGTCGCCACCGGCAATCTGGGTATCGGCAAGGACGGCGAGCCGACCGAAAACTTCCAGCTCGGCATGGAGTTGCACGCGAAGTACACGCTCTTCTGCGAAGGCGCGCGTGGGCACCTCGGCCGTCAACTAAACGACAGATTCAAGCTGCGCGACGGCGTCGATCCGCAGGTGTACGGCATCGGCATCAAGGAACTGTGGGAAATCGATCCGTCGAAGCACAAGCCGGGTCTGGTGATGCACACCGCCGGCTGGCCGCTGGAAAACGACACCTACGGCGGTTCGTTCCTCTATCACATGGACAACAACCAGGTGGTGGTGGGCTTCGTGGTAGGCCTCGGCTACACGAACCCGTACCTGTCGCCCTTCGAGGAATTCCAGCGCTACAAGACGCATCCGGCGATCCGCGCGGTGCTCGAAGGCGGCAAGCGGGTGTCGTACGGCGCGCGGGCGATTACCGCGGGCGGCCTGATGTCGCTGCCGAAGCTGGTGTTCCCGGGTGGCGCGCTGGTGGGCGACGATGCGGGCTTCCTGAACGCATCTCGGATCAAGGGTTCGCACGCGGCGATCAAGACCGGGATGCTGGCGGCCGAAGCGGCATTCGACGCGGTGCAGGCGGGACGCACCAGCGATGAACTCACGGCCTATCCGGAGTCGTTCAAGACCTCGTGGCTGCACACCGAACTGCATCGTGCGCGCAATTTCAAGCAGTGGATGAGCAAGGGTCTGTACCTCGGCACGCTGATGGTGGGCATTGAGCAGAAGCTGCTGGGCGGCAACGTGCCCTGGACGCTGCATCACCAGCATTCCGATCACGAGATGCTGAAACCCGCTTCGCAGAGCAAACAGATTGTCTATCCGAAGCCGGATGGCAAGCTGACGTTTGACCGGCTCTCCTCCGTGTTCATCTCGAACACCAACCATGAAGAGAATCAGCCGGCTCATCTGACGCTGAAAGATCCGTCGGTGCCGGTGAGCGTGAACTGGCAGACGTACGCCGGTCCGGAGTCACGCTATTGCCCGGCTGCGGTGTACGAGTTCGTGAAGAACGACGACGGCAGCGAGCGGCTGGTGATCAACGCGCAGAACTGCGTGCATTGCAAGACCTGCGATATCAAGGATCCGACGCAGAACATCGTGTGGGTGACGCCTGAGGGCGGTGGTGGGCCGAACTATTCAAACATGTGA
- a CDS encoding O-acetylhomoserine aminocarboxypropyltransferase → MSANRFDTLALHAGAAPDPTTGARATPIYQTTSFSFRDSDHAAALFNMERAGHVYSRISNPTVAVFEERVAALENGAGAIGTASGQAALHLAIATLMGAGSHIVASSALYGGSHNLLHYTLRRFGIETTFVKPGDADAWRAALRPNTRLLFGETLGNPGLDVLDIAAVAQLAHEHGVPLLVDSTFTTPYLLKPFEHGADFVYHSATKFLGGHGTTIGGVLVDGGTFDFNASGLFPEFTEPYEGFHGMVFAEESTVAPFLLRARREGLRDFGACLHPQAAWQLLQGIETLPLRMERHVANTRKVVEFLCAHPAVEAVAYPELPSHPDHALAKRLLPRGAGAVFSFNLRGDRAAGRSFIEALSLFSHLANVGDARSLVIHPASTTHFRMDATALAAAGIAEGTIRLSIGLEDPDDLIDDLKRALKAAQKASGTTAPRSGPSGPSSAATNSPSGSPAASAQGSPSNSSAASTQGSVSGSSVAPAHGSASAPSADAGTPRPESA, encoded by the coding sequence ATGTCCGCCAACCGTTTCGATACGCTTGCGCTGCACGCCGGCGCAGCGCCCGACCCGACCACCGGCGCGCGCGCCACGCCCATCTACCAGACTACCTCGTTTTCGTTCCGCGACTCGGACCACGCCGCGGCGCTCTTCAATATGGAGCGTGCCGGCCACGTCTATTCACGCATCTCGAACCCGACCGTGGCTGTGTTCGAGGAGCGCGTGGCCGCGCTTGAAAACGGCGCGGGCGCGATCGGCACAGCCAGCGGCCAGGCCGCGCTCCATCTGGCGATCGCCACGTTGATGGGCGCAGGCTCTCATATTGTCGCCTCCAGCGCGCTGTACGGCGGCTCGCACAACCTGCTGCACTACACGCTGCGGCGCTTCGGTATCGAGACGACCTTCGTCAAACCGGGTGATGCCGACGCGTGGCGCGCGGCGCTGCGCCCGAACACCCGCCTGCTGTTCGGCGAAACGCTCGGCAACCCGGGCCTCGACGTGCTCGATATCGCCGCGGTGGCGCAGCTCGCGCACGAGCACGGCGTGCCGCTGCTGGTCGACTCGACCTTCACCACGCCTTATCTGCTCAAGCCGTTCGAGCACGGCGCCGATTTCGTCTATCACTCGGCGACCAAATTCCTCGGTGGTCACGGCACCACGATCGGTGGCGTACTCGTGGATGGCGGTACTTTCGACTTCAACGCATCCGGCCTTTTCCCCGAATTTACCGAACCGTACGAGGGCTTTCACGGCATGGTCTTCGCCGAGGAAAGCACGGTCGCGCCGTTCCTCCTGCGTGCGCGCCGCGAGGGCTTGCGCGACTTCGGCGCGTGCCTGCATCCTCAGGCCGCCTGGCAACTGCTGCAAGGCATCGAAACACTGCCGCTGCGGATGGAACGGCACGTCGCGAATACCCGCAAGGTGGTCGAGTTCCTGTGCGCGCATCCTGCCGTCGAAGCGGTCGCCTACCCGGAACTGCCGTCGCATCCGGACCATGCACTCGCAAAGCGTCTGCTGCCACGCGGCGCGGGCGCGGTGTTCAGCTTCAATCTGCGCGGCGACCGCGCCGCCGGACGCAGCTTCATCGAAGCGCTTTCGCTGTTCTCGCATCTCGCGAACGTCGGCGACGCGCGCTCGCTGGTCATCCATCCCGCCTCGACGACGCACTTCCGCATGGACGCCACCGCGCTTGCCGCAGCCGGCATCGCGGAAGGTACGATCCGCCTGTCGATCGGCCTCGAGGACCCCGACGATCTGATCGACGACCTCAAGCGCGCGCTGAAAGCCGCACAGAAAGCGAGCGGGACGACCGCGCCTCGGAGTGGACCATCTGGTCCGTCCAGTGCGGCAACAAACAGCCCTTCCGGGTCACCCGCTGCTTCGGCGCAAGGCAGCCCTTCCAACTCTTCCGCTGCTTCTACTCAAGGCAGCGTCTCCGGTTCATCCGTTGCTCCAGCTCACGGCAGCGCATCCGCCCCATCCGCCGATGCGGGCACCCCCCGCCCGGAGTCCGCATGA